The Dermochelys coriacea isolate rDerCor1 chromosome 7, rDerCor1.pri.v4, whole genome shotgun sequence sequence ttaatacataGTGAGAGCATAGTGGCACTTTTGCTGGTGCAAATGGTGCCTAGATGCCATGGTGAGCAGAGACTTGGAAATATCTCAATAGATTGCACATGTGATGGTGAGATAGTGTATTGGATCGAAAATCCAACAAGTAGCACCATTCTCTGAGGTTTGGCCACATGCTCCTGAGTgagtggctgttctctgcttgagTCAAAATAAATCAGCTGTCTCTTCTGTGGGTTTTATTCttgtaatgagaaaaggagtacttgtggcaccttagagactaacaaatttatttgagcataagctttcgtgagctacatctcacttcagtctctaaggtgccacaagtcctccttttctttttgcgaatactgactaacatggctgctactctgaaacctgtcattcttgtAATGGAAGCTACTAAAATGTATTTCATCTATAGATGAAATACTGGGACTGTTCCCTTTTGAAAGGGTGACTTCCTGGAGCTGCCTGGATCTATTAGAGCAAACAGCAGAGCCGGATTAGGGTCTGAGTCAGTCAGTCCCTTTAGGGGAAGGAGGGGCTGCCTTGTCCTGCATCCAGGATGAACATCAACATTTCCATGAAAATATCTGATTGTGCTACTGGGGGAGAAAAACATCACTTCCGAACTGTCTGCACCAAGCCACTGGGCAGGACATCCAACTCTGGCCGTGCAACTGACCCCTTTGGCACTGAGAGTCTATGCAGGCAGGATGTTCATAGACCTCCTGAAGGCAACAGTGCTGGCAATCAAATGGCAAAACAATTGTTACCAGGCAAGTATCCTTGGCAGACAAAGTTATCCCATGGCTGAGCATTTAATCTGGGGTGGAGTTTCCAAGGCAACATTCTGGCCTCTTATGGGGGAGAGGGAGTAGTGTTGAGAAGGAGTtgtcttttctctcctttctccctcttaGTATGCTGTAAGGGGAGAAAAAATAGAGTGTTGGAGTAAGAGGGGTGGGCCTGGAGACAAGAAAGATGGTCTAGGGATTAGGGCATTAGTCTAGCACTCAGGAGAATctagttcaattccctgctctgccatagtctgtctctgtgaccttgggtaaatcgcTTGGGTTCTCTGTTCCtaattccccatctgtgcaatagGGATAACTTACAAGGGTATTGTGAAGCAATCAGTGTATTTATTCTTACAGTCTTTAGATACAACAGTAACAGCAACCTTATAAGTACCGAAGATCTGGATAGATAGGGCAGGGATGATTTTTATAAcgtatctattttttaaaagaaaatcttgaCCCTACAGTGATCCAGCTACTAGTGTTTCTTTTCTTGCTTGGTTGTGGTGGGTTTGTTTTTGAGACGTTAAAAATCAGAACTACTGAACCAGGGCAGTAGCTGACTACTGAGCAGCAGAAATGCATAAGTGAATATCTGAGGGCAGGCATAGGCCTTCAGCTTCATGTTTCGTGAGGCAGTGCATCGTGGAAGGAGGCACTGAGCAAGGGACTGGATAACAAGcactcttggagtctgtttctggcTGCGCTACTGATCTGCTGTGTCCCCTCTGGCaagtcccttaatctctctggtagtttgtttccccagctgtgaaatggagGTGACAGGATTCTGCAAAGAGTGGGTGAGATTTAATATTCTCAGTGAAGCGGGGTGGAAGTTCTGATGGTTGTAGTGATGTTAATTTTAGCAGGTGTAATACAAATTTAATATTGGTTCTGTGTTAAATGGACTCGGAGTTGACTGATCTCTTAAAACTAACCTACCATGAAAGTTGTCCCATGCAGCAGGGCTTAACTTGAGGCTTtccaaagtattttgttttaagtATAGCCATGTCTCTGCCTGGCACCGGCAGTGGGATATAGAGCTCTTCTCTGGGTCACCAGTATAACTCAGTGGTGACTCTTCGGCAATCTGTGCGAAAAGAGCTGGCAGGTGATAGCTGGCCAATTCCCAGTGCACAGGTCCACATCACAGACTGATGGCACTAACTGGTCCTTCTTCATTGGCAGCCTTGTTAGAGAAGCCAAAGACTGAGTGGGCCATGGAGATGGAGCCCTTCCAATCCCTCCCCTACCACCACCCGTGATGTACCTGTTTTGTGGATAAAGAAAAGGATGGGGAGGATTGTACTAGGAACTGAAATCCAGCACCTTTCTCCAGCACTAAATGAACATAATGTGAGCAAAAGCAAACCGGAGCACACGCATTAGCTGTAGTAACCCCTGTCCTGTCGAGCGCTAGTAGCCGACAGGACTGGTGAACAGCATACTTCCCAGGAGAGTTTGCTCCCAGGAGCCACAAGAACAGCACAAACTATCATCTGTGTAACCAAGAGTTCCTCAGAGCGTGATCAGCCCTATTTATTCTCTGCTTTGGCAGTATCCAAGATGGCAGTGCCTATGTTCCTGTGTAAGTACCGGCTAGTAGCAGAGTGGAAAGTCCTCCCAGATCTCCACTGCTCAGTACAATTTTGGCACTTCTCACTTCAGCACTGGCAGAACTTTCAATGATGGAGGTTTTATCGCCCTGAGTGATAGAAACTAGAtaaacatcccctccccccaggtctgTGCTAGGAGCTACCCTCAAGCAAACCGGAACGCATCTCACAGGTGCTGCTGCTTTGTTATAACTGACACACTTCGCCGGCTGACAAGCACGGGTAGGGTGGGAGTGCATTTATAAATATTAGAGTTCTCAGTGTGTTTAAGCATTTGGGTTTTGGCAGTTGCATCTAATCTATCCCAGGCCAAAAGAGCAGCCGCACCCTCCCGCAGAGCACAGTACAGCACCAGCGTGACCTGCCAAGGCACTGCCCCACCTCATGAAATGGAGAGAGTCTTTTGATGAACCTTGAGGCTTGTCTCACCTCGCTTTTGATGTGCAGTGGCTTCTGTGAGACATGAACTTGGGACCTAGTTCTGCAAGCTGACTCCAGGCTGATAATGATACTCAGAGCTTGGAAGAATGTACCAGGCATTTACTAGGTGGGGAACTTAAATCTACCAGCTCAGAGGTAGAGACAAAAGAGGGGAGGTTCCAACGGGAAAGCCCAATGGTGACACCCTCGGAAGAAGTCCCAACTACCCTGCCAccagcagctgggaagaggaCATGCTGGCATGTTTACCAGGGTATTGACCCTGGGCATTGTGTGAGTGGGATCTTTATCTTCTGTATCAGCCTCTAGCCAATAAGAGTCTAAGTTTGAAGTGCTAGCTGTTAGAAAGGAGAAGGAATtctctgtctcttctctcccctccagaACTGCCAAGGCTGCTGGGGGACAAAGAAGTCTCTGATATTGAGGTAGAGTCTCATTTTGTGGCGGTTTGGGGGTTATCTTCGCCAGTGCATGCTTCCAAGTGTGCTTCAGCCGCAGCATGAGACTGAGTGGCGTCTTGATAATTCATGGCTGCCCACAGGGCTCTGAATGGCAGCAGTGGCACTGGTCAAGCTTGTTAACCTTGTTCTGCTGCAGCTTTGCCAAActatgagcagcagcagaggcactggaAGGAGATGATAGtagactcaggaagacagcacTGAAGTAGTTAATACTCAGATCACCtacagagagattttttttctttgcaacccATAAGAGCTAGAACTTCCacgtattttttttttaataaaagcttagATTGTGTGGGTCCAATCACTCACTAGGGCCATGGACAAATGGTTacatcctcccctgccctccaaatGTGTCATTAATACTTAggtttattcatagatttttaaggccacaaGGCATCACTGTGATcacctggtctgacctcctgtataacaaagcCACAGAACTTcgctgaattaattcctgtttgagctaCAGCACATCTCTTAGAGCAGAGACTTTCAAAGTGTGGGATGTTTTCAGAGGGGTGCCCGGACCTGACTGGGCCAGGCTGAAGGCCTGGGATGAGGATGGGGGAAGCAGATGGGGCTCTGTGTAGGTGGTCTCAACTGCCGCAACCAGGTTCCCTGCCCATCTTGCTCACCCACTACCACAAATGCAGCAGCCTTCAAAGCAGCACCTTGGGCGCTGAAGGCAGCACAGTGGGAATACTGACCAATATTGACCAATAAGCAGCAAAACACTTGGCTGCCTTTGTGCAAGAGCTAAGTATCACAACATTACCCACAGAAAGCTAcataaaaagaacattattatggttgcaaagtcaaccactcaaaagttaggaaatgccagagttgaGGTTGTCAGTGTAATCTTAATTTGACACCTCCTGTGCCCCTGGCGCGTATGCATTGTGATACAGTGTTGTATTAGATGATATCCCGCTGGCTTTTcccccacaggatccctgcctcattcagttctCTGGACTGAGAATGAACTGGGGTTGtacagtgaaggaggctgttgtctggaAGACCTCTGTCTCATTTATTGTAGTGGTAGCTTGTCGTGCTCTATGTGGACCAGCGCTAGAGGGGGGCGAGAcgcacactttgccagtgggctTCACAGATATCTGCAGAGAGTAGAGGAGCAGTGAgactcaggattcctgggttccattctgcctcttccatcccccacccccaaccttgacctcttctgccctgcccctccaaccTGCCCCTGTCATTTCCCTTGCCCAGCCCCATTCTCCTCGCCTTCCTCATGCCAGTCTCTGCTTCTCATCAGTCTCCCACAAGTTCACCCCTCGGCGGCTCCTCGTCCAATCTCTTACCTCAATTGGGCCCCAGTCCTagtctttcccctgcccccttgtCCTGCCTCCCGCCTGGGCTCCTTGTTGCAGGCTTTTTGCTCACCCAGTGCCCATCCTGCTCAGACTCTAGCTCCTTGTCAGATCGGCCTTTCcattctccctcctccacctttccagttcccctcccatcccagactccttgtcccaaACTACTCCTTCCGCCAGCCCCAGTCTAGCTCTTCTCCCCTCTGTGTTCAAATCAGATGGCTTCCCCCATActgcctgggagtggggggagatgtCATTGACCGCACAGGAGAGAGGTTTCCTCCTGCTCTCTCTTTTGGTGCCTGGCTTCAccctggcctggagcagccaCTACAGGGAAAGTCTGGCTTTCCCCACCGTCGCCCTGGTTTGGAGGGTGCTCTGTTGCTCTGTAGAGATGGCGCATGAGCAGTCTGGGCATCCGCAGGCACTGTGAGGGGCTGGACCACGCTCAGTCACTGTGGGAGGCTGGCACATGCAGGGTCTGGTCATACTGGGAACTGAAAGAGACTTGTGCATGCTCAGTGCGGACAAAACTTGTGGACATTTTAGCTGTTCAGCTCTAAGAAGCCTCTGCTCTGCAAACTCCCAGGGGAGGTgggtgtccccccgcccccaaaggcTTGTAACTTGACCAAATTTGGTAGATTTTTATGGGGCTGGCAGAAGGCTCATCCCCGGCTCAAAGCTGCCCCTTGCTAAATGTCAAGTCCCTGCTACAAAGAATGGAAGCACTtagagctgtttaaaaaaaaaaaaagtcaccagaagtgttgggtttttttgttttttaacatggacaaaacaaggtatttttccctagcctcgtTCTCAgcaatggctgaactgttttggctgaaacgcgctctcaaaaaataaaacagcctGGGTCAAACACTCGTTAcaggaaatttcagcccaaacagttaacaCTTGGCAAAGggataagcaactgaaaacagggtcctTTCATGAGAAGTCAGGCTGGGCCAACTTAAAAGGCAGTGCTACCAGGCCAGCCCCGTGtatcttctctctcctctctctgtcaCAGAAGCTGCATCGGATGAGATCTGGGAATGGAATGTTCCTAGTAGCCGGTATCAGAGCTGGTCCCCTGCCCACCTCAGTCTGGAGGGACTGAAACCCAACTAAGCCCTCGCTGCAGTAGAAAGTTGTCCTGTTTTTCATTATGCTGATGTAGGTAAAGCAGTACAATCCCCGCTCGTGTGGATGCAGAATAACGTATAAAGGTGTTTTGCACTGGTATAGCTATTTCTGGTGTAAGGCACGTTTTATACTGGTAGAACTCGACCCATACTGGTAGAACTGAATCTATACTAGGCTTGTACTGGTATAGCGATGtcgggtttaaaaaaaaaaaaatcactcttccAACCCACATAGATACACTGGTACAGCtcttaagtgtagaccagcccctacTCAGGGGCTACTTCTGAGGGCAGAAGCATGGCCTCTGGCACCCTgtcatgttttttgtttgtttttaatctctaAATGTACACACAGTTCTGCAAAAGCACAGTGCCGAGGAAAGGAACTCGGCAGCATTTCCTGCCTTTCCTTTGCAAACTGATAAAAAGCGTTTGAGACACGGGGGGAGTGACCCAGCTTATTTTTAAACCGCACCAGGGCATGAGTCTCGTGTAACTGCGCCTCCCGGACTTGCCACTGTGTTACAAAATGATGAGTTCATGGTAGATGCAAAAAATTAGAAACAATTGGGATTTCCAGACTCCTCTAGATTaaatttgtatgtgtgtggagtGAGAGGGGTGGCTGAAAAACATTGGGAGTGAATGTAATGGTTGTGAAGGGGAGGGACTCTTAGCATTGTCTTGAGCATTGCGTGAGCTTCCCTTCTGcagttctgccagtgcccctccatCCTGATTTGCTCTCCCCTCCCTTGCTATTCCTGTCCCAGCCCTCTCTTGAGCAGAGGCTGCCACTTATGGATAAATATATATCATCCATTGTTATTTCCACCACACTGATGCTCTGGAAATACACCGAGGCAAGGTGCTTACAGTCTAAGTTAGTCACTAATTATGTGGTGCACTGGGGAAATATATGAATGGAAAGTAGAACAAGAAACCACTGAACACATTTTCAGTGACTTTTCTGTTAAGGCAATATATGGTCTTGAGAGGGGTAAGGGTAGTGTGCACTAACCCCCAATATAGCACCTAGTTCCACATGTCATGATGCCAAAAATAATGGTGGTCTCAGTGGGAGCCAGGATACAGTAGCCTGACAGCTGACAATATTGGAACAGTACCTTCATAGTAAAAGATGGTATCCTCTTAATATGTATAATGTCCTCATGTGGAAGGGCAAGGGGTTACCTTTTATGGTGACACTATATTGTCTCATGACTTGTTGTGCTGTAATGAACTGGCTGGTATGTCTATGAATGTCTATTCCCTACTGGTGGAagtgctcagctgtgtgtcatatgCCTCATACTGCTAACCTAATGGTGAGTCTCCTTCTGTTCAAATGTTGGCCTGTGTTTCTGGAGCAGGAGGATTGGAGTTCTAGTCTCTCTGCTGTCATAAAGCACTGAGTAGAAAGTGGGGGCAGCACAGCCCCATAATCATGAATTCCTAGGTGGcatggatttgttacaatatGACCTGAGAAAATCATGAAGATTGTCAGCTTGTGAATTTGTACTACAGACAAGACAGCCTCTCAGACCATGTAACATGCTACCATTATTGCCCAGAAGCTACAGAAATGGGCTCACTATAATACCTACTTAGGATCCACCCCACCCCAATAGTTATATATTAGTTAGTTATGAAGTATTTACTTTGGTTCTGGCTGGCTTTCATTGTATTGTGTTAATGTACTTTTATTCTCATAGCAGAGTCCCTTCTTTTGCCCAGATGCACACCTCCTGTGTCTCGCACGTCCACACATACCATGGGTCTGTTGCATCCAAATGTTCCACCAGAAATTAAAAAACACCGTACTCTTCTCTAGTCCCCTTGGATTCCCTGTTGTGTTAAGGCCCAGGCGTAATACTTGGCAAACGAGGAGACCTTTAGAGCTAGTGACTTCCCAGCAACATGGAGAGAAGAGGGAAATCAATCGCCAATCAAAGGAAATGCTACCCCTAAATACCCAAAGAACTCCTACTAGTTCATGCTGGCTAGGACTCTGGGAGTTTCACTCAGTGTTGGGTAGATGCCCAGGCAATAGGATTGTGCCCAGCAAAGCTGGGAGTTAATTTCTTTAATATCAAGTCTTGGTGCATTAATTCATCAGCTCCCAGTAACCCCTGGGGCGCTAAACACTCATTTGTTTGCAAACCCAATGCATTATGGTAGCCGCTACAAATAAAGCCACACAAAacattatcaaaaagaaaaggagtacttgtggcaccttagagactaacaaatttattagagcataagctttcgtgagctacagctcacttcatcggaatgcatccgatgaagtgagctgtagctcacgaaagcttatgctctaataaatttgttagtctctaaggtgccacaagtactccttttctttttgcgaatacagactaacacggctgctactctgaaacaaaacattatgaAGCTGTCGCCCCAGCCAAGACTGGGTGAAGGGGGTGTCATGTGGCGGCTGTTGCTGgcacaacactgcatgtaaacaGAATGGTACTCATTTGGCAGTAGAACAGCATGCCCCAGACCCTTCAGGATAGAGCCGGTTGACTGGCACTGCAGCTCTGAGGGAGAAGTGTTGATGTTTGTTCAGACCTGGCagggatgttttccaatgtatcGTTCAGTAATAGATCAGCAGGTGCCAAAATTAAACTGCATGATGTAATTAACACCATCCCTCTCTGGGTGTGAGGAacctgtccctccccacccccgagctCACCCACCCTGCCTTCTTCCAAATGCTACTGTGTCGTGGCAGCCACTGCACTGGGACGGACGTGCCCCAGCATGATCTCGGCTGTGCAGTGACGCCGTGGTACTTCGAAGGAGCGGGAAGCAACTTGGGTTGTGCCTCCCACCCAGAGGCACAAAACAGTGCAACCATGTTCCCGCCCCACGTGTGAATGAGCAGCACTGATTGTGGAGATAGTAGGGTTGGATTTAGGCAATATGAGGCTCTAGGCATGCCCCGCACAAAAGGTATGTTTGGCCCACCCCCCCATATCATGACCATTCCCCTTCCCTATGGTCCCACTCCCCTGCATTGTGCCTCTATCTCTTCTTAGAGTGGCAATGGTCAACTGCACAAgactgcgggggaggagggagagatttCCAGCCTTCCTTTCAGCCTGCCCACTGTTCTCTGCCTTCTGGTGGGCCAGGGTGTGTTCAGAGAAGGGGAAGACTCTGCCTCCGCCCacccatggggggtggggggggcagggagagctttCCAACAGAGTCACAATGGAGTGACAGCAGTGAAAGCGTCCTCCTCTGGCTCCAAAGGATAGCAGAGCAGTGGACAACTCTGGGAATCCACACACGCTTACCTGCCTTTACCAGACAGAGACTGCCTCCTGTCTAAGCCTCTGTCTAGGAGTTCACGAACAAGTGCCTGTGTCTAAGAGGTCCCTGCCAGGGTATCCCAAAGACCCTGTGTCAGATATTTAGCCGGAGCGAGGAGAAAGGGCTTGACCATGTTAGACAAAATCAGTGACCTTATTTCACTACTCCTCTGACCATGGGTGGAGGCTGAAATATTTGTGGCACTGACTGTGGGTTTTTCTGCCCCTCTCTCTTACAGGGAAGGAATCGCCATGCCAGCAGGGATCTTCCGGGTGTGTCTGGTGGTGATTACGGCCATCGTCAACCACCCACTCCTCTTCCCCAAAGAGAATGCCACCGTTCCTGAGTACGCTGAGGACATCATCCAGAAGATGAAGGCACATGAGGAGAACCTCCGGCTGGAGCAGCTGCGTTTGGAGCAAGAGATTGCCAGACAGGAGGCCACGCTGAAGACTTTGGAAAAGGCCACGGAGACGGAGGAACAGAACAACAAGGAACCCCTCCCCTGGGACTTGTGGAGTGCCATGTCCATGGTCATCTTCCTGCTGATCGAGCTCTGGAGGCAGGATTACCAAGATGGGAACTGGCAGGAGTCAGCCTGTGAGGAGGACGACATGGCCGTTCTCGGGAAAGCATTCAAGGGCGTGGCCCTCCCAGACAAAGCAGTGTTGGCCAACTTCTATGAGAGGTGTATCCTGGGTGCCACCGGTGACATGGCTAGGAAGCGAGAGTTGGTGGAAGGCTTTGCAGACGACTTGCTGGAGGCCCTGAGGAGCGTGTGTAACCGAGACGCTGACATGGAAGTAGAGGAGTCCATAGGGGTGGGGAGCATGTACGAAAACTGGAGGGTGCACAAGCCTTTGGTTTGCGACTTGTTCGTCCCTTTCACGCCCCCAGAGCCATACTGTTTCCGATCCCAGACCTGGTGCTCAAGGGAGTCAGTCCCACCAGACAAACAAGGCTACGGCACCATAAAAGTCTGCAGGGCAGATGAGGATGCAGCAGGTTGCATCTGTGGCAAGACTAAGCTGGGGGAAGACATGCTGTGCCTCCTCCATAGCCAAACCAACCAGACCAGGTGCAGTGGAGAGATGGAGGATCTGCTGTGCTTCAAGAACACCCAGTATCTGGATGCTGACCAGGTCATGAAGTGGTTCCAGATTGCGATCACCAAGTCCTGGAACAAAATCTCCCACAAATATGAATTCGACCTCACCTTCAACCTCTTGGACTCACCGGGAGCCCTGAAGATAAAATTCAGGTCTGGGAAGTCCATTGCCTTTAATCTCACCCCT is a genomic window containing:
- the LOC119859250 gene encoding inositol 1,4,5-trisphosphate receptor-interacting protein — encoded protein: MPAGIFRVCLVVITAIVNHPLLFPKENATVPEYAEDIIQKMKAHEENLRLEQLRLEQEIARQEATLKTLEKATETEEQNNKEPLPWDLWSAMSMVIFLLIELWRQDYQDGNWQESACEEDDMAVLGKAFKGVALPDKAVLANFYERCILGATGDMARKRELVEGFADDLLEALRSVCNRDADMEVEESIGVGSMYENWRVHKPLVCDLFVPFTPPEPYCFRSQTWCSRESVPPDKQGYGTIKVCRADEDAAGCICGKTKLGEDMLCLLHSQTNQTRCSGEMEDLLCFKNTQYLDADQVMKWFQIAITKSWNKISHKYEFDLTFNLLDSPGALKIKFRSGKSIAFNLTPVVQCEDSDAYFISHFPRSSLTADPVSSTDWFVTFAVYERRFIHSISKKLPASACHLSCLQILSFLHGKQCSLTGPSSLTSYHLKTVMLHLLQTRPYQDWASENLEVRLQDMLKFLEKSLQEKKLCHFFIGNRKVPEVLNFPVVFQKAEPLNLFRPFVLHRDAYRKTVDTFHEMLRNTSALINEYTVHIPSVGHTNMLHKESL